From the genome of Erythrobacter litoralis, one region includes:
- a CDS encoding ParA family protein, whose product MATIAIYSVKGGVGKTTFAVNLAWCAAQISRRRTLLWDLDASNGSGFLLGVDPKKKRSADTVFAAERNPAKLIQKTAYKGLDLLPADESIRTLGRQFDTLGKKKRLAKLTQTLGRDYDRIVFDCPPVLNEVSSQVMRAADLVIVPLPPSPLSARAFDLVVDEVRGSGKGHPPILPVLSMLDLRRTLHKQARETNRNWPVVPLASAIEQCAVERRPVGAFAPRAPAARAFAHLWAAIERKLADK is encoded by the coding sequence ATGGCTACGATCGCGATCTACAGCGTCAAGGGCGGTGTCGGAAAGACGACCTTCGCGGTCAATCTCGCCTGGTGCGCGGCGCAGATATCGCGGCGGCGCACCCTGCTGTGGGATCTCGACGCCTCGAACGGCTCGGGCTTTTTGCTTGGGGTCGATCCCAAGAAGAAGCGCAGCGCCGACACCGTCTTCGCAGCGGAGCGCAATCCCGCAAAGCTGATCCAGAAGACCGCCTACAAGGGCCTCGATCTGCTCCCCGCCGACGAAAGCATTCGCACGCTCGGGCGGCAGTTCGACACGCTCGGCAAGAAGAAGCGCCTCGCCAAGCTGACCCAGACGCTGGGCAGGGATTACGACCGGATCGTGTTCGACTGCCCGCCGGTTCTCAACGAGGTGAGCTCGCAGGTGATGCGCGCCGCCGATCTGGTGATCGTGCCCCTGCCGCCCTCCCCGCTTTCCGCGCGTGCCTTTGATCTCGTGGTCGATGAGGTGCGCGGTTCGGGCAAGGGGCACCCTCCGATCCTGCCCGTGCTTTCGATGCTGGATCTTCGCCGGACGCTGCACAAGCAGGCGCGCGAGACCAATCGGAACTGGCCCGTCGTCCCGCTTGCGAGCGCGATCGAGCAATGCGCGGTCGAACGCAGACCCGTCGGCGCCTTCGCCCCGCGCGCGCCAGCGGCGCGCGCCTTTGCCCATCTGTGGGCCGCGATCGAGCGCAAGCTCGCCGACAAGTGA
- the rpoZ gene encoding DNA-directed RNA polymerase subunit omega — protein sequence MARVTVEDCVDKVPNRFDLVLLAAQRAREISGGSELTVDRDRDKNPVVALREVAEQTVRPKDLQESLVVSLQKILPDDEDDADEIGSLSQSAEALRITASAPTRSTSIGADYDG from the coding sequence ATGGCACGCGTTACCGTTGAAGATTGCGTCGACAAGGTTCCGAACCGCTTCGACCTCGTCCTGCTCGCCGCCCAGCGCGCGCGCGAAATCTCCGGCGGGAGCGAACTGACCGTCGACCGCGACCGCGACAAGAACCCGGTCGTCGCCCTGCGCGAAGTTGCGGAACAGACGGTCCGCCCGAAGGACCTGCAGGAATCGCTCGTGGTCAGCCTGCAGAAGATCCTGCCAGACGACGAGGACGATGCCGACGAAATCGGTTCGCTCAGTCAGTCGGCCGAAGCGCTGCGCATTACCGCCTCGGCTCCGACCCGTTCGACCTCGATCGGGGCGGATTACGACGGTTGA
- a CDS encoding DUF3667 domain-containing protein: MSDVTEGLGGVVEGALVGGAVEPVRGRLADHGESVTCANCAAVFIGNYCPNCGQKAHIHRTLTAIAHDLVHGVLHLDGKLSRTLPLLAFRPGKLTRRYIEGERASFVSPMSMFLFSVFAMFAVFQMVGISTPTNIEVDRAALAIQDRSAEAASELRTQIEALEEGDPRRAELENELRLVERIEAGMGSNGKSEQVSEDPDPDAALDLRDLKLQVTGVDFIDEGIVQKWRDNPGLMLYKLQANGYKFSWLLIPLSIPFVWLLFAWRRSFKAYDHAIFVTYSLSFMSLLFITLSLLNAAGLELGWTVLLFATAAPLHVYKHMKYSYGLSRFSTLWRFFALLVFILFVLMLFLQALFLLGGF, translated from the coding sequence ATGAGCGATGTGACGGAAGGACTGGGAGGCGTCGTCGAGGGCGCGCTGGTCGGCGGCGCCGTCGAACCCGTGCGCGGCCGCCTTGCCGACCATGGGGAGAGTGTCACCTGCGCCAATTGCGCCGCCGTATTCATCGGGAATTACTGCCCCAATTGCGGCCAGAAGGCGCATATCCATCGCACCCTTACCGCGATCGCGCACGATCTCGTCCACGGCGTGCTCCATCTCGACGGCAAGCTGTCGCGCACGCTGCCGCTGCTCGCCTTCCGTCCGGGCAAGCTGACGCGCCGCTACATCGAGGGCGAACGCGCGAGCTTCGTCAGCCCGATGTCGATGTTCCTGTTCAGCGTCTTCGCCATGTTCGCGGTGTTCCAGATGGTCGGCATTTCGACGCCGACAAACATCGAGGTCGACCGCGCCGCGCTGGCGATCCAGGACAGGAGCGCCGAGGCGGCGAGCGAGCTTCGCACCCAGATCGAAGCGCTTGAGGAGGGCGATCCGCGACGCGCTGAACTCGAAAACGAATTACGCCTTGTCGAACGCATCGAAGCCGGCATGGGCTCGAACGGGAAATCGGAACAGGTCAGCGAGGATCCGGACCCCGACGCCGCGCTGGATTTGCGCGATCTGAAGCTGCAGGTGACCGGCGTCGACTTCATCGACGAGGGTATCGTCCAGAAATGGCGCGATAATCCTGGTCTCATGCTCTACAAGCTGCAGGCGAACGGCTACAAGTTCAGCTGGCTGCTGATCCCGCTCTCGATCCCCTTCGTCTGGCTTCTCTTCGCATGGCGGAGGAGCTTCAAGGCCTATGACCACGCGATCTTCGTGACCTATTCGCTCTCCTTCATGTCGCTCCTTTTCATCACGCTCTCGCTGCTCAATGCGGCGGGTCTCGAACTGGGTTGGACCGTCCTGCTCTTCGCCACCGCAGCGCCACTCCATGTCTACAAGCATATGAAGTACAGCTACGGATTGTCGCGCTTCTCAACCCTGTGGCGGTTTTTCGCCCTGCTGGTCTTCATCCTGTTCGTCCTGATGCTCTTTCTCCAGGCGCTGTTCCTGCTCGGAGGGTTCTGA